In Populus trichocarpa isolate Nisqually-1 chromosome 16, P.trichocarpa_v4.1, whole genome shotgun sequence, a genomic segment contains:
- the LOC18106064 gene encoding protein PAT1 homolog 1 isoform X1, translating to MERSDGKDFKEFTESSSGALFDASQYEFFGQHAVEEVELGGLEDEGENLLLGPTNDEYRLFDRDEGVCLGSLSEIDDLASTFAKLNRVVTGPRNPGVIGDRGSGSFSRESSSATDWAQDGEFTSWLDQQMFNAENSQDSKRWSSQPQPSSACFSESKPLYRTSSYPQQPQQLQHFSSEPIPVPKSNFTSFPPPGCSPHHLNVASRAGGLQSHLSAPNLSPLSNSNLHLAGLQHGLHYGGNLAQITSPGLSFNNRPQKHWVNHAGLLHVDQSRLLQSILQQQLSHQNGLLSSQLMSPQQQLQQQRLHPSVQPSLAHFAAMQSQLFNAHPSSLHIREQKHKSSQRNRRFSQGSDTSSQKSDGGWVQFRSKHMTADEIESILKMQHAATHSNDPYIDDYYHQASLAKRSTGSRTKNNFCPSHLKELPSRSRNSADQHSHLHFDALGKMPLPSIRRPHPLLEVDPPGSGDGNSEQMSERPLEQEPMLAARITIEDSLSLLLDVDDIDRFLQCNQPQDGGAQLRRRRQNLLEGLAASLQLVDPLGQTGKTAGLASKDDIVFLRLVSLPKGRKLICKFLQLLYPGSELTRVVCMAIFRHLRFLFGGIPSDTGAADTTTNLTKTVSACVSGMDLHALSACLVAIVCSSEQPPFRPLGSPAGDGATVILKCLLERASKLLHGPQASANCGMPNFALWQASFDEFFDLLMKYCLIKYDTILQSVYAKTPPSAEGIDSEVRAATKREMPVELLRACLPHTNERQMELLRHFGQQRNTITGLSAHPGNSGHINSESVRS from the exons ATGGAGCGATCTGATGGCAAGGATTTCAAAGAATTCACTGAATCTTCTTCAG GTGCACTCTTTGACGCTTCACAGTACGAATTTTTTGGTCAACATGCTGTGGAAGAAGTGGAGTTGGGTGGTTTAGAAGATGAGGGTGAGAATCTTTTGCTCGGGCCCACCAATGATGAGTACCGTTTGTTTGATAGAGATGaa GGTGTATGTTTAGGATCTTTATCTGAAATTGATGATCTGGCAAGTACTTTTGCTAAG TTGAACCGAGTTGTAACTGGACCCAGGAATCCAGGAGTTATTGGTGACAGAGGATCTGGATCCTTTTCGAGGGAAA gcTCATCTGCCACTGATTGGGCACAAGATGGAGAGTTTACGAGTTGGTTAGATCAACAAATGTTTAATGCAGAAAATTCTCAGGATAGCAAGAGATGGTCATCACAGCCCCAACCTTCTTCTGCTTGTTTCTCAGAATCAAAACCTTTGTACAGAACTTCCTCATATCCCCAGCAGCCACAACAGCTTCAGCACTTCTCAAGTGAACCAATTCCTGTACCCAAATCAAATTTCACATCTTTCCCTCCTCCTGGTTGTTCGCCACACCACCTTAATGTTGCTTCTCGTGCTGGTGGACTGCAGTCACACTTGTCTGCCCCGAATCTGTCTCCTTTGTCAAACTCTAATCTTCATCTGGCTGGTTTACAGCATGGGTTACATTATGGTGGAAATCTGGCCCAGATCACGTCTCCTGGCCTTTCTTTTAATAACAGGCCACAAAAACATTGGGTTAATCATGCTGGCTTATTACATGTAGATCAGTCTAGGCTCTTACAGAGTATACTGCAACAAcaattatcacatcaaaatggCCTATTGTCTTCCCAATTAATGTCACCACAGCAGCAATTGCAACAGCAGAGACTGCACCCTTCAGTTCAACCATCTTTGGCTCATTTTGCAGCAATGCAATCTCAACTCTTTAATGCACATCCTTCATCATTACATATCAGggaacaaaaacataaatcatcCCAAAGAAACCGGCGCTTTTCACAAGGCTCTGACACTAGTAGTCAGAAAAGTGATGGTGGCTGGGTGCAATTCCGATCCAAGCATATGACAGCTGATGAAATCGAGAGTATTCTGAAAATGCAGCATGCTGCTACTCATAGCAATGACCCATATATAGACGATTACTACCACCAAGCTTCTCTTGCCAAAAGATCTACTGGGTCGAGaactaaaaacaatttctgCCCGTCTCACTTGAAGGAGCTACCTTCTCGATCTCGTAACAGTGCAGACCAGCATTCTCATCTCCATTTTGATGCTCTCGGGAAGATGCCCCTCCCTTCCATACGGAGGCCTCATCCCCTTCTTGAAGTTGATCCTCCTGGTTCTGGTGATGGAAACTCTGAACAAATGTCTGAGAGGCCTTTGGAACAGGAACCTATGCTTGCAGCTAGAATCACCATTGAAGATAGCCTGTCTCTTCTTCTTGATGTAGATGATATTGACCGTTTCCTGCAGTGTAATCAGCCCCAAGATGGTGGGGCTCAGCTCAGGCGTAGGCGGCAGAACTTGCTTGAAGGATTGGCAGCGTCACTTCAGCTTGTTGACCCACTTGGCCAAACTGGCAAAACTGCTGGACTTGCCTCAAAGGATGACATTGTGTTCCTGCGGTTAGTATCACTTCCCAAGGGTCGAAAGCTCATCTGCAAGTTTCTTCAGCTTCTGTATCCCGGGAGTGAACTCACCCGTGTTGTCTGCATGGCTATTTTCCGTCACTTGAGGTTTTTGTTTGGTGGCATTCCCTCAGATACGGGAGCAGCTGACACAACTACAAATCTCACAAAGACAGTTTCTGCATGTGTAAGTGGCATGGATCTTCATGCATTGAGTGCTTGCCTTGTAGCCATAGTTTGTTCTTCAGAGCAGCCACCATTTCGGCCTCTTGGTAGCCCTGCTGGGGATGGAGCCACAGTTATTTTGAAGTGTCTTCTTGAAAGAGCTAGTAAACTATTACATGGTCCCCAGGCTTCTGCCAACTGTGGTATGCCCAATTTTGCTCTCTGGCAGGCAtcatttgatgaattttttgaTCTTCTTATGAAGTACTGCCTGATTAAATATGACACTATACTGCAATCAGTCTATGCAAAGACACCACCTAGCGCAGAAGGTATTGATTCAGAGGTGCGTGCAGCAACAAAACGAGAAATGCCTGTTGAGCTTTTAAGAGCTTGCCTTCCTCATACGAATGAACGCCAGATGGAACTTTTAAGACATTTTGGGCAGCAACGCAATACCATTACTGGCCTGAGTGCACATCCAGGGAATAGTGGTCACATAAACTCTGAATCAGTGAGGAGTTGA
- the LOC18106064 gene encoding protein PAT1 homolog 1 isoform X2 — MFNAENSQDSKRWSSQPQPSSACFSESKPLYRTSSYPQQPQQLQHFSSEPIPVPKSNFTSFPPPGCSPHHLNVASRAGGLQSHLSAPNLSPLSNSNLHLAGLQHGLHYGGNLAQITSPGLSFNNRPQKHWVNHAGLLHVDQSRLLQSILQQQLSHQNGLLSSQLMSPQQQLQQQRLHPSVQPSLAHFAAMQSQLFNAHPSSLHIREQKHKSSQRNRRFSQGSDTSSQKSDGGWVQFRSKHMTADEIESILKMQHAATHSNDPYIDDYYHQASLAKRSTGSRTKNNFCPSHLKELPSRSRNSADQHSHLHFDALGKMPLPSIRRPHPLLEVDPPGSGDGNSEQMSERPLEQEPMLAARITIEDSLSLLLDVDDIDRFLQCNQPQDGGAQLRRRRQNLLEGLAASLQLVDPLGQTGKTAGLASKDDIVFLRLVSLPKGRKLICKFLQLLYPGSELTRVVCMAIFRHLRFLFGGIPSDTGAADTTTNLTKTVSACVSGMDLHALSACLVAIVCSSEQPPFRPLGSPAGDGATVILKCLLERASKLLHGPQASANCGMPNFALWQASFDEFFDLLMKYCLIKYDTILQSVYAKTPPSAEGIDSEVRAATKREMPVELLRACLPHTNERQMELLRHFGQQRNTITGLSAHPGNSGHINSESVRS, encoded by the coding sequence ATGTTTAATGCAGAAAATTCTCAGGATAGCAAGAGATGGTCATCACAGCCCCAACCTTCTTCTGCTTGTTTCTCAGAATCAAAACCTTTGTACAGAACTTCCTCATATCCCCAGCAGCCACAACAGCTTCAGCACTTCTCAAGTGAACCAATTCCTGTACCCAAATCAAATTTCACATCTTTCCCTCCTCCTGGTTGTTCGCCACACCACCTTAATGTTGCTTCTCGTGCTGGTGGACTGCAGTCACACTTGTCTGCCCCGAATCTGTCTCCTTTGTCAAACTCTAATCTTCATCTGGCTGGTTTACAGCATGGGTTACATTATGGTGGAAATCTGGCCCAGATCACGTCTCCTGGCCTTTCTTTTAATAACAGGCCACAAAAACATTGGGTTAATCATGCTGGCTTATTACATGTAGATCAGTCTAGGCTCTTACAGAGTATACTGCAACAAcaattatcacatcaaaatggCCTATTGTCTTCCCAATTAATGTCACCACAGCAGCAATTGCAACAGCAGAGACTGCACCCTTCAGTTCAACCATCTTTGGCTCATTTTGCAGCAATGCAATCTCAACTCTTTAATGCACATCCTTCATCATTACATATCAGggaacaaaaacataaatcatcCCAAAGAAACCGGCGCTTTTCACAAGGCTCTGACACTAGTAGTCAGAAAAGTGATGGTGGCTGGGTGCAATTCCGATCCAAGCATATGACAGCTGATGAAATCGAGAGTATTCTGAAAATGCAGCATGCTGCTACTCATAGCAATGACCCATATATAGACGATTACTACCACCAAGCTTCTCTTGCCAAAAGATCTACTGGGTCGAGaactaaaaacaatttctgCCCGTCTCACTTGAAGGAGCTACCTTCTCGATCTCGTAACAGTGCAGACCAGCATTCTCATCTCCATTTTGATGCTCTCGGGAAGATGCCCCTCCCTTCCATACGGAGGCCTCATCCCCTTCTTGAAGTTGATCCTCCTGGTTCTGGTGATGGAAACTCTGAACAAATGTCTGAGAGGCCTTTGGAACAGGAACCTATGCTTGCAGCTAGAATCACCATTGAAGATAGCCTGTCTCTTCTTCTTGATGTAGATGATATTGACCGTTTCCTGCAGTGTAATCAGCCCCAAGATGGTGGGGCTCAGCTCAGGCGTAGGCGGCAGAACTTGCTTGAAGGATTGGCAGCGTCACTTCAGCTTGTTGACCCACTTGGCCAAACTGGCAAAACTGCTGGACTTGCCTCAAAGGATGACATTGTGTTCCTGCGGTTAGTATCACTTCCCAAGGGTCGAAAGCTCATCTGCAAGTTTCTTCAGCTTCTGTATCCCGGGAGTGAACTCACCCGTGTTGTCTGCATGGCTATTTTCCGTCACTTGAGGTTTTTGTTTGGTGGCATTCCCTCAGATACGGGAGCAGCTGACACAACTACAAATCTCACAAAGACAGTTTCTGCATGTGTAAGTGGCATGGATCTTCATGCATTGAGTGCTTGCCTTGTAGCCATAGTTTGTTCTTCAGAGCAGCCACCATTTCGGCCTCTTGGTAGCCCTGCTGGGGATGGAGCCACAGTTATTTTGAAGTGTCTTCTTGAAAGAGCTAGTAAACTATTACATGGTCCCCAGGCTTCTGCCAACTGTGGTATGCCCAATTTTGCTCTCTGGCAGGCAtcatttgatgaattttttgaTCTTCTTATGAAGTACTGCCTGATTAAATATGACACTATACTGCAATCAGTCTATGCAAAGACACCACCTAGCGCAGAAGGTATTGATTCAGAGGTGCGTGCAGCAACAAAACGAGAAATGCCTGTTGAGCTTTTAAGAGCTTGCCTTCCTCATACGAATGAACGCCAGATGGAACTTTTAAGACATTTTGGGCAGCAACGCAATACCATTACTGGCCTGAGTGCACATCCAGGGAATAGTGGTCACATAAACTCTGAATCAGTGAGGAGTTGA